The Sinomicrobium kalidii genome contains a region encoding:
- a CDS encoding alpha/beta fold hydrolase, whose amino-acid sequence MKNILITLTFLLYLCFCISSCTDPGKDIPEKKDHLIDGTDGIKLHVREIYFKDRNASDIPPLLMVHGGGPGAVASFDLDVPGGSLATDIARKGPKVYIMNIRGWEKSTLPEYDLSDSTLIVGNYRDAGKDINSVIDFIRERDAVEKVSYFGWATGGHWGGYYATLHPDKLAHFISLNSLYGTDAPWELKPYFQSEKDSSRYNKQGFFRKSVKNALTRKWTSTIPTEAKEEWRDPEIAKAYRETAVKLSTLRDTMLVPGGYREESFYMSNGKKYWDAGDISTPSLIIRSALDFWSRPDDLKAIDKDLNIEKKRIITIPGTHYLFLDRPERGRNRLIEEIVDFTEKY is encoded by the coding sequence AGGATATTCCGGAAAAAAAGGATCATCTTATTGACGGAACGGACGGAATAAAACTTCACGTCCGGGAAATTTATTTTAAGGATCGCAACGCTTCCGACATCCCTCCTCTGCTCATGGTACATGGCGGAGGTCCCGGCGCCGTTGCCTCGTTTGACCTGGATGTCCCGGGCGGTTCACTGGCCACTGATATTGCACGTAAAGGCCCAAAGGTTTACATTATGAATATCCGGGGCTGGGAGAAATCCACCCTGCCGGAATACGACCTTTCGGATTCTACCCTTATAGTGGGCAATTACAGGGATGCTGGTAAAGATATCAACAGTGTTATCGATTTTATCAGGGAACGGGATGCTGTGGAAAAAGTGTCCTATTTCGGCTGGGCTACGGGCGGACATTGGGGAGGCTATTATGCGACCCTGCACCCTGACAAACTGGCCCATTTTATTTCACTCAATTCTTTGTACGGCACGGACGCCCCGTGGGAACTGAAACCCTATTTTCAGTCAGAAAAGGATTCTTCCCGTTATAATAAACAAGGATTCTTCAGAAAATCGGTAAAAAATGCATTAACCCGAAAATGGACATCGACCATACCAACTGAAGCCAAAGAAGAATGGCGTGACCCTGAAATTGCAAAAGCCTATCGTGAAACTGCCGTAAAATTATCCACACTCCGGGATACCATGCTTGTGCCCGGAGGATACAGGGAAGAAAGTTTTTATATGTCCAACGGTAAAAAGTACTGGGATGCCGGGGATATTTCAACCCCGTCACTCATTATCCGAAGTGCACTGGATTTCTGGTCAAGACCCGATGACCTCAAAGCCATAGACAAGGATCTGAACATCGAAAAGAAAAGGATCATCACCATTCCGGGCACGCATTACCTGTTTCTCGACCGTCCGGAGAGGGGGCGGAACCGGTTGATAGAAGAAATCGTGGATTTCACGGAAAAATATTGA
- a CDS encoding iron-containing alcohol dehydrogenase family protein yields MTFRNFPMVPRVVFGCGSFNQLGEIIAPKRVNNNSPFIFLVDDVFQSSPFAERIPLEHRDKIIFINADTEPKTSQVDELRDGIKQEFDELPSGIIGIGGGTLMDLAKAVAIMLANPGSSVDYQGWDLVKNPAVYHVGIPTISGTGAEVSRTTVLTGPEKKLGINSDYTPFDQVVLDPDLCAGVPVNQWFYTGMDCYIHCIESLTGTYLNAFSQSYGEKSLDLCNDVFCNGTLPEEESREKLMMASWHGGMSIAYSQVGVAHAMSYGLSYLLGTRHGVGNCIVFDHLEEFYPEGVKQFKEMVDRHGVEIPGGLCADLNDAEFDTMINVSMGMVPLWENALGKDWKQVITPRKLRNMYEKM; encoded by the coding sequence ATGACGTTCAGAAATTTTCCTATGGTGCCCAGAGTGGTTTTCGGGTGCGGTAGTTTTAACCAGTTGGGAGAAATCATAGCTCCTAAACGCGTAAATAATAATTCACCCTTTATCTTTCTGGTGGACGATGTTTTTCAAAGCAGTCCTTTTGCAGAAAGGATACCACTTGAGCACCGGGACAAAATCATTTTTATCAATGCCGATACGGAACCCAAGACTTCGCAGGTAGACGAGTTACGTGACGGAATAAAACAAGAGTTTGACGAACTTCCTTCCGGGATCATAGGAATAGGAGGGGGAACACTTATGGACCTGGCCAAGGCAGTGGCCATTATGCTTGCCAATCCCGGATCGTCTGTAGATTATCAGGGATGGGATCTGGTGAAAAATCCGGCCGTATACCATGTGGGGATCCCGACCATAAGCGGAACCGGGGCAGAAGTTTCCCGGACCACAGTTCTTACAGGGCCCGAAAAAAAGCTGGGTATAAACTCAGACTATACACCTTTTGATCAGGTAGTACTCGATCCGGACCTGTGTGCGGGAGTTCCGGTAAACCAGTGGTTTTATACCGGGATGGATTGTTATATTCACTGTATAGAATCGCTGACAGGCACTTACCTGAATGCTTTTAGTCAGAGTTATGGCGAAAAATCGCTCGACTTGTGCAATGATGTCTTTTGTAACGGCACCCTGCCCGAAGAAGAATCCCGTGAGAAACTGATGATGGCATCCTGGCATGGCGGTATGAGTATTGCGTATTCACAGGTAGGTGTGGCACATGCCATGAGTTATGGCTTGTCATATTTGCTGGGTACCCGGCACGGGGTGGGGAACTGTATCGTATTCGATCACCTCGAAGAATTTTATCCGGAAGGAGTGAAACAATTCAAGGAAATGGTAGACAGGCACGGAGTGGAAATCCCCGGGGGACTTTGTGCTGACCTGAACGATGCTGAATTCGATACGATGATCAACGTCTCTATGGGAATGGTGCCCCTTTGGGAAAATGCCCTGGGGAAAGACTGGAAACAGGTTATAACTCCCCGAAAACTACGGAACATGTACGAAAAAATGTAG
- a CDS encoding chloramphenicol acetyltransferase, translating to MTEKLDIENWNRKEHFFFFKDFEEPFFGVTFNVDITGAYRYCKQESISLFIYYLYASLKTANNIPEFKYRIKDNEVLVYDRVSASSTIDREDGTFGFSYINYEEDFVSFRKNAQSEIDRVRSTRELIPSESGDSVIHFSAIPWVQFTSLSHARSFRFKDSVPKISFGRIFEKENKKWMPVSVHVHHALMDGYHVGRFVRQFQQELN from the coding sequence ATGACAGAAAAACTGGATATAGAAAACTGGAACCGCAAAGAACACTTTTTCTTTTTTAAGGATTTCGAAGAACCTTTTTTCGGAGTTACTTTTAATGTGGATATTACCGGGGCATACAGATATTGTAAACAGGAAAGCATTTCCCTCTTTATATATTATTTATACGCATCCCTGAAAACCGCAAATAACATCCCGGAGTTTAAATACCGGATAAAGGACAATGAAGTCCTGGTGTACGACCGGGTAAGCGCGTCCTCGACCATTGACCGGGAAGACGGTACTTTTGGTTTTTCCTATATTAATTATGAGGAAGATTTTGTTTCTTTTCGCAAAAATGCCCAATCCGAAATAGACAGGGTACGTAGTACCAGGGAACTGATACCCTCCGAAAGCGGTGATAGCGTCATTCATTTTTCGGCGATTCCCTGGGTGCAGTTCACTTCTTTATCTCATGCCAGGAGTTTTAGGTTTAAGGATTCCGTTCCGAAAATTTCCTTCGGAAGGATATTCGAAAAGGAAAATAAAAAATGGATGCCCGTTTCCGTGCACGTACATCACGCACTTATGGATGGCTATCACGTGGGACGGTTTGTCCGGCAGTTCCAGCAGGAACTGAACTGA
- a CDS encoding HAD family hydrolase, protein MEIKYDNIKVVGFDADDTLWVNETYFREAEQKFARLLSQYETENKIDQELFKMEMENLDLYGYGVKGFVLSMIESAIDLSNGKVSTATISGILHLGKEMIAKPVELLDGVEEVLEELSRDYRLIVLTKGDLLDQERKMERSGLSEYFHHIEVLSEKKEENYRNLLEHLEIKPEEFLMVGNSLKSDVLPIVNIGAQAVHVPFHTTWVHEQVHESEDNGGYRTVNNIREILRFLK, encoded by the coding sequence ATGGAAATAAAATACGACAATATCAAAGTAGTAGGCTTTGATGCAGACGATACCCTGTGGGTCAATGAAACCTATTTCAGGGAAGCGGAACAAAAATTTGCCCGGCTATTGTCACAGTACGAAACCGAAAACAAGATAGACCAGGAGCTGTTTAAGATGGAGATGGAAAATCTCGACCTTTACGGTTACGGGGTCAAGGGGTTTGTGCTTTCCATGATAGAAAGTGCCATAGACCTTTCCAACGGAAAAGTTTCCACTGCAACCATCTCCGGAATTTTGCATCTTGGTAAAGAGATGATCGCTAAACCGGTGGAACTGCTGGATGGAGTAGAAGAAGTGCTGGAAGAACTGAGCAGGGATTATCGGCTTATAGTGCTCACCAAGGGCGATCTTCTCGACCAGGAAAGAAAGATGGAGCGTTCCGGACTTTCCGAATACTTTCATCACATTGAAGTACTGAGTGAAAAAAAGGAGGAAAATTACCGGAATCTGCTCGAACATCTGGAAATAAAACCGGAGGAATTCCTTATGGTTGGAAATTCCCTTAAGTCTGATGTATTGCCTATAGTTAATATAGGGGCACAGGCCGTTCACGTGCCTTTCCATACCACCTGGGTCCATGAGCAGGTACATGAAAGCGAAGACAACGGCGGATACAGGACAGTAAACAACATCAGGGAAATATTAAGGTTTTTGAAATGA
- the kdsB gene encoding 3-deoxy-manno-octulosonate cytidylyltransferase — MKIIAMIPARYAATRFPGKLMQDLKGKPVILRTYEATVRTGIFDDVFVVTDSDIIYKEIVDNGGKAIMSRKEHECGSDRIAEAVEQMEVDIVVNVQGDEPFTDRESLSKVVEVFRDDKRKEIDLASLMTEISDWEEINNPNIVKVIVDHWNFALYFSRSPIPYPRAKDAGARYFKHKGVYAFRKSAIMDFYHLPMLPLEASEKIEAIRYLEYGKKIKMVETGIEGIEIDTPEDLERAKKVWK, encoded by the coding sequence ATGAAGATCATAGCAATGATACCCGCAAGATATGCGGCTACCAGGTTTCCGGGAAAACTGATGCAGGACCTTAAAGGCAAACCTGTTATTTTACGCACATACGAAGCAACGGTCAGGACCGGGATCTTTGACGATGTTTTTGTGGTTACCGATAGTGATATCATTTACAAAGAGATCGTAGATAACGGCGGTAAGGCCATAATGAGCAGGAAGGAGCACGAATGCGGGAGTGACAGGATAGCAGAGGCCGTGGAGCAGATGGAGGTGGATATTGTGGTCAACGTACAGGGCGACGAACCTTTTACCGATCGTGAAAGCCTGAGCAAGGTGGTAGAGGTCTTCAGGGACGATAAAAGGAAAGAAATAGACCTTGCTTCGCTAATGACCGAGATCAGCGATTGGGAAGAGATCAATAACCCCAATATTGTAAAGGTTATCGTTGATCACTGGAATTTTGCCCTTTATTTTTCCCGCTCCCCGATACCATATCCCAGGGCAAAGGACGCTGGGGCGCGGTATTTTAAACACAAGGGGGTGTATGCCTTCCGGAAAAGTGCCATCATGGATTTTTACCATTTGCCCATGTTGCCCCTGGAAGCTTCGGAAAAAATAGAGGCCATACGTTACCTCGAATACGGCAAGAAGATAAAAATGGTGGAAACCGGGATCGAGGGCATTGAAATAGATACCCCGGAAGACCTTGAACGCGCTAAAAAAGTATGGAAATAA
- a CDS encoding DUF4126 domain-containing protein, translated as MTTETIISIFLGIGLAASVGFRIFLPLLALSLVSYFGMWELNEDWQWLGGLPALIILGVAVITEIFAYYIPWVDNLLDSIALPLAGIAGTLAVVSTTAGLDPAMTWTIALIAGGGTAAAIKGASAATRLTSSVSTAGFGNPIVSTVETIVAALLSVISVFLPVLAVVLVILILVMVFRFYRRIRPRKEK; from the coding sequence ATGACCACTGAAACTATTATCAGCATATTTCTCGGCATCGGACTTGCGGCAAGTGTGGGGTTCCGTATTTTTCTGCCATTGCTTGCCCTGAGTCTTGTTTCCTATTTCGGGATGTGGGAACTCAACGAAGACTGGCAGTGGCTGGGAGGCCTTCCTGCCCTGATCATTCTGGGGGTGGCCGTTATTACGGAGATATTTGCGTACTATATTCCCTGGGTGGATAACCTGCTGGACAGTATTGCCCTTCCCCTTGCCGGTATTGCCGGAACACTGGCTGTAGTTTCAACCACTGCAGGGCTCGATCCTGCCATGACGTGGACCATAGCACTGATTGCAGGTGGAGGAACAGCGGCGGCGATCAAAGGAGCATCTGCTGCCACCCGTTTAACCTCTTCCGTCTCTACCGCCGGATTCGGAAATCCTATTGTCAGTACGGTCGAAACGATAGTAGCTGCTTTGCTGTCGGTAATATCCGTTTTTTTACCCGTTCTCGCCGTAGTCCTCGTGATCCTGATACTGGTCATGGTATTTCGGTTTTACCGGAGAATACGCCCCCGTAAGGAGAAGTGA
- a CDS encoding ATP-dependent DNA helicase, protein MDASSFFRDIVKKFPHNPTLKQESALQQLSEYIFSREEDRVFLLKGFAGTGKTTIIGALVSNMRGSYKKTVLLAPTGRAAKVITSYAGTTAFTIHKKIYFPRKQKNGGVKFVLQANKHRDTLFIVDEASMIPDLPGDSKLFENGSLLDDLMYYVYSGHNCKLMLIGDTAQLPPVNLDISPALDENTLSLHYNKEVNRIELDEVVRQQLHSGILYNATNIRECLAGDDIFDFKFKVSGFEDIVRLTDGYEIQNAIDEAYGNNGREETVIIVRSNKRANLYNQQIRSRILFHDNELATGDYLMVVKNNYFWVKASSEAGFIANGDIIEVLEIFAIKELYGFKFAEVKVRMVDYPDMTPLETVLLLDTIHAETPSLPYEDSNRLYQEVMKDYEEERSNYKKFLKVKNNKYFNALQVKFSYAITCHKSQGGQWDTIFVEQPYLPDGINRDYLRWLYTAVTRAKNKLYLIGFRDDFFVEG, encoded by the coding sequence ATGGATGCATCTTCATTTTTCAGGGATATTGTAAAGAAATTCCCCCATAATCCGACCTTAAAGCAGGAATCGGCCCTGCAACAGTTATCGGAATATATTTTCTCAAGGGAAGAGGACCGGGTTTTCCTCCTCAAGGGGTTTGCCGGTACCGGGAAGACCACCATTATAGGTGCACTGGTGTCCAATATGCGGGGAAGCTATAAAAAAACGGTGCTCCTGGCACCTACAGGCAGGGCAGCCAAGGTAATAACTTCATATGCGGGGACTACGGCCTTTACCATTCACAAGAAGATATATTTTCCCAGGAAGCAGAAAAACGGCGGAGTAAAGTTCGTTTTACAGGCCAACAAACACCGGGATACCCTGTTCATTGTTGACGAAGCCTCCATGATACCCGACCTGCCCGGTGATTCCAAACTGTTTGAAAACGGTTCCCTGCTGGATGATCTCATGTATTATGTGTATTCGGGGCACAACTGCAAACTCATGCTTATCGGGGACACGGCTCAATTACCACCCGTAAACCTGGATATAAGCCCGGCCCTGGATGAAAATACACTTTCCCTGCACTACAACAAGGAAGTCAACCGGATCGAACTGGACGAAGTGGTGCGACAGCAGTTGCATTCGGGGATACTGTACAATGCCACCAATATCCGGGAATGCCTTGCCGGAGATGACATTTTTGATTTTAAGTTTAAAGTATCCGGGTTTGAAGACATTGTACGGCTCACCGACGGTTATGAAATACAAAATGCCATCGATGAGGCCTATGGTAACAACGGCCGGGAAGAAACGGTGATCATAGTAAGGTCCAACAAAAGAGCCAATCTTTACAATCAGCAGATAAGGAGCAGGATATTGTTTCACGACAATGAACTTGCCACGGGCGATTACCTCATGGTGGTGAAAAACAATTATTTCTGGGTGAAGGCCAGCAGCGAAGCCGGTTTTATTGCCAACGGGGATATTATTGAAGTACTGGAAATATTTGCCATTAAAGAACTTTACGGGTTCAAGTTTGCAGAGGTCAAGGTAAGGATGGTCGATTATCCCGATATGACTCCCCTGGAGACCGTATTGCTGTTAGATACCATACATGCCGAAACACCATCCCTTCCCTATGAAGATTCCAACAGGTTGTACCAGGAAGTCATGAAAGATTACGAAGAAGAAAGGTCCAATTATAAGAAGTTCCTGAAAGTAAAGAACAATAAGTATTTTAATGCCCTTCAGGTGAAATTTTCCTATGCCATAACCTGTCATAAAAGCCAGGGAGGGCAGTGGGATACCATATTTGTCGAACAACCTTACCTCCCCGACGGCATTAACCGGGATTATTTGCGGTGGCTCTATACCGCCGTGACACGCGCAAAGAACAAGCTGTACCTCATAGGTTTCAGGGACGATTTTTTTGTAGAAGGATGA
- a CDS encoding DUF3822 family protein, producing the protein MTQKEKTNTYTTTNYNELSIQVSLSGLSFCVLDGLSKTIFCIEHHPFETSVTPQALLQKTEELFREREILNQPFKKVYVVHENDLSTFVPKPLFNDKHLSEYLKFNVKIFNTDFVTYDDISSMGLINVYIPFVNINNYIFDRFGEFEYRHFSSILVETILHNHPDVTTPHMYVHVQQGHFEIAVIKDKKLLLYNTFEYANKEDFIYYILFTAEQLKLNPEEFPLYFLGEIYEGDEFHEIAYTYVRHIHFGNNHCRYRMAGDLQTVEPHRELISVNSF; encoded by the coding sequence ATGACTCAAAAAGAAAAAACTAACACATATACCACCACCAATTATAACGAATTGTCCATTCAGGTAAGCTTGAGTGGACTTTCTTTTTGCGTCCTGGACGGACTGAGCAAAACCATCTTTTGCATAGAACACCACCCTTTCGAAACCAGTGTAACACCGCAGGCCTTACTGCAAAAAACGGAGGAGCTCTTCCGCGAACGGGAAATACTCAACCAGCCTTTTAAAAAGGTATATGTGGTACACGAGAACGACCTCTCCACCTTTGTACCCAAGCCTCTTTTCAACGATAAGCACCTTTCGGAATACCTGAAGTTCAACGTAAAAATCTTCAATACCGATTTTGTGACTTATGACGATATAAGCAGCATGGGGCTCATAAACGTTTACATCCCCTTTGTCAATATAAACAACTACATTTTTGACCGCTTCGGGGAGTTTGAATACCGTCATTTTTCAAGTATCCTGGTGGAGACGATACTGCACAACCATCCTGATGTTACCACGCCACATATGTATGTTCATGTGCAACAGGGCCATTTTGAAATTGCAGTGATAAAAGATAAAAAGTTACTGCTGTACAACACGTTTGAATACGCCAATAAGGAGGACTTTATCTATTACATATTGTTTACCGCCGAACAACTGAAACTGAACCCCGAAGAATTTCCGCTCTATTTCCTCGGGGAAATTTACGAAGGGGATGAATTCCATGAAATTGCATATACCTATGTACGGCATATCCATTTTGGAAATAACCACTGCCGTTACCGGATGGCCGGTGACTTACAGACTGTTGAACCTCACCGGGAGCTCATTTCCGTAAACTCTTTTTAA
- a CDS encoding RsmD family RNA methyltransferase encodes MRIISGKYKGKRLMAPKKLPVRPTTDFAKEALFNILENHFYLQEITVLDLFAGTGNISYEFASRGCTSITSVDAHPACVQYIHKTAKLLDFPIRAIKNNVFRFLDKVRTHTDIIFADPPYDLPAEEFARIPELVFGNELLADEGFLIIEHSKFTSLEDRPYFSFQKRYGNCVFSFFEWTTNEEE; translated from the coding sequence ATGCGTATCATCTCGGGAAAATACAAGGGAAAACGACTCATGGCTCCCAAAAAGCTGCCTGTGCGCCCCACCACCGATTTTGCCAAAGAAGCCCTTTTTAATATTCTGGAAAACCATTTTTACCTCCAGGAGATCACGGTACTGGACCTTTTTGCGGGAACAGGCAATATCAGTTATGAATTTGCCAGCAGGGGCTGCACTTCCATCACTTCGGTAGATGCACACCCTGCCTGTGTACAATACATCCATAAAACGGCGAAGTTATTGGATTTTCCAATCCGTGCTATCAAAAACAATGTATTTCGTTTTCTGGACAAGGTACGTACCCATACAGATATCATCTTTGCCGATCCTCCGTATGACCTTCCTGCAGAAGAATTTGCCCGCATACCGGAACTGGTGTTCGGCAATGAATTACTGGCGGACGAAGGATTTTTAATTATAGAGCATTCCAAATTTACCAGTCTCGAAGATCGCCCTTACTTCAGTTTTCAGAAGAGATACGGCAACTGTGTGTTCAGTTTTTTTGAATGGACAACGAACGAAGAAGAATAG
- a CDS encoding M1 family metallopeptidase has protein sequence MRHFMERVLVVAAAFLMVNTYAQEAGDNNQDLFGEFMYNRGNSYRSASGVPGPEYWQNGADYEIEAELDDETNRLKGKITITYQNNSPQPLDFIWIQLDQNRFTEDSRGTLTTPIEGNRYSGDVDGGYKITNLAARNGRRGKASSKYIINDTRMQVFFNEPIAAEGGEATVSMNFEFKIPERGMDRMGRLDMKKGVVYSLAQWYPRVAVFDDIEGWNVEPYLGAGEFYLEYGNFDYKITVPYDHIVVGSGELVNARDVLTKKQQDRMEKASNSDETVYIVTPDEAGDAAATRPKQDGKITWHFRIENARDIAFASSKAFIWDAARINLPSGKKAMAQSVYTEESDGELAWGRSTEYTKASIEHYSEKWYEYPYPAAINVASNVGGMEYPGIVFCGYQAKTRGLWGVTDHEFGHIWFPMIVGSNERRYAWMDEGFNTFINHYSTQAFNNGEYPSRLNRSRGQVGWLTDKDRESISTYPDVVQSRNLGMVAYYKPALGLLILREYILGPERFDNAFKAYIKAWAYKHPQPADFFNVMENVGGENLSWFWKGWFYGNENIELSVDAVRPVEGNYIISFSNRGGIPMPVLFEITYADGSKERKTLPVEIWQRGEEWNHLLKTDKEVKKVEVDPDKILPDVNGSNNIWPREY, from the coding sequence ATGAGACATTTTATGGAAAGGGTTTTGGTGGTTGCCGCTGCTTTCCTCATGGTGAACACCTATGCACAGGAGGCAGGAGACAACAACCAGGATCTGTTTGGCGAATTTATGTACAACCGGGGTAACAGTTACCGTTCGGCTTCCGGTGTCCCCGGTCCGGAATACTGGCAGAACGGTGCGGACTATGAAATTGAAGCGGAACTGGACGACGAAACCAATCGCCTGAAAGGAAAAATAACCATAACCTATCAAAATAACAGCCCGCAACCTTTGGATTTTATCTGGATTCAGCTGGACCAGAACCGGTTCACTGAAGATTCAAGGGGAACATTGACTACTCCCATAGAAGGTAACCGGTATTCCGGAGATGTTGACGGGGGATACAAGATAACTAACCTGGCGGCCAGGAACGGAAGGAGAGGGAAGGCCTCTTCCAAATATATTATCAATGATACCCGCATGCAGGTGTTCTTTAACGAACCTATAGCAGCCGAAGGCGGCGAAGCTACGGTATCCATGAACTTCGAGTTTAAGATACCCGAAAGAGGAATGGACAGAATGGGACGTCTGGACATGAAAAAAGGGGTGGTGTATTCCCTGGCACAATGGTATCCGCGGGTAGCTGTTTTTGACGATATCGAAGGATGGAATGTAGAACCTTATCTCGGGGCAGGTGAATTCTACCTGGAGTACGGCAATTTCGATTATAAGATCACAGTGCCTTATGACCATATTGTAGTAGGTTCAGGAGAACTGGTTAATGCCAGGGACGTGCTGACTAAAAAGCAGCAGGACCGCATGGAAAAAGCTTCGAATAGTGATGAGACAGTTTATATCGTTACCCCGGATGAAGCGGGAGATGCTGCTGCAACCCGTCCGAAACAGGACGGTAAGATAACCTGGCATTTCAGGATTGAAAATGCACGGGATATCGCATTTGCTTCGTCAAAGGCATTTATCTGGGATGCTGCGCGTATCAACCTGCCCAGCGGAAAGAAGGCAATGGCACAGTCTGTATATACCGAAGAGAGTGACGGCGAACTGGCCTGGGGCCGTTCTACCGAATATACCAAGGCTTCTATCGAACACTATTCTGAAAAATGGTACGAATATCCTTATCCCGCAGCTATTAACGTAGCTTCCAATGTAGGCGGAATGGAATATCCGGGGATAGTTTTTTGCGGATACCAGGCCAAGACCAGGGGATTGTGGGGTGTAACCGATCACGAGTTCGGACACATCTGGTTCCCGATGATCGTAGGGTCAAACGAAAGGCGTTACGCCTGGATGGACGAAGGGTTCAACACATTTATCAACCACTACAGCACGCAGGCTTTCAATAACGGGGAATACCCTTCGAGATTAAACCGTTCCAGGGGACAGGTAGGATGGTTAACCGATAAAGATCGTGAGAGCATATCCACTTACCCCGACGTTGTGCAAAGCCGTAACCTGGGAATGGTGGCTTATTACAAACCTGCCCTAGGGTTGCTGATACTCCGGGAATACATTCTCGGACCGGAACGTTTTGACAATGCATTCAAGGCCTATATAAAAGCCTGGGCGTATAAACACCCGCAACCGGCAGATTTCTTTAACGTTATGGAAAATGTTGGAGGAGAAAACCTCAGCTGGTTCTGGAAGGGCTGGTTTTACGGTAATGAAAATATAGAATTGTCTGTAGATGCCGTAAGGCCGGTTGAAGGCAATTATATCATCAGCTTCAGTAACAGGGGAGGTATTCCCATGCCTGTTCTTTTTGAGATCACCTATGCAGATGGCAGCAAGGAACGAAAAACCCTTCCCGTGGAAATATGGCAGCGGGGAGAAGAGTGGAACCACCTGCTCAAAACAGATAAAGAGGTGAAAAAGGTAGAGGTAGACCCCGACAAGATACTTCCTGATGTAAATGGCTCGAATAATATATGGCCGAGGGAATACTAA
- a CDS encoding ABC transporter substrate-binding protein, whose translation MTRTVLTIIISFLCLSACKQKKPKSPGKEGTETIIKYASGFRITHFDSYTKIEVSAPWPDAEEQFTYVLTGKGKTLPDGVAYDARIDVPVKNMVVTSTTHIPALEALGVEDRLTGFPDTKYISSEKTRKNVENGRIKDLGSNESINTEVLIDLQPDMVVGFALNGGNKAYDIIRKSGVPVVFNGDWVEESPLGKAEWIKFFAPFFNKEAKADSIFNHIETEYQNARKLAENITEKPTVLSGAMHKDVWILPGGKSWAAQFIRDAGGHYLWKDTDNTGSLFLNFESVLNKAQDADFWISPTLFKSYNELKTANPHYGEFRPFQTQNIYAYSKTTGPRGGMLYFELGPNRPDIILKDLIHIFHPEVLPEHKPFFFKPLDP comes from the coding sequence ATGACAAGAACCGTACTCACAATAATTATATCCTTTCTGTGTCTCTCGGCCTGTAAACAGAAAAAACCGAAAAGTCCGGGTAAAGAAGGAACAGAAACAATCATAAAATACGCCTCGGGGTTCCGGATCACCCATTTCGATTCCTATACGAAAATAGAAGTGTCCGCTCCCTGGCCCGACGCCGAGGAACAGTTCACCTACGTCCTTACCGGTAAAGGTAAAACCCTTCCCGACGGAGTGGCCTATGACGCCCGTATTGACGTTCCGGTAAAAAACATGGTGGTGACGTCTACTACCCACATTCCCGCCCTGGAAGCCCTTGGTGTGGAAGACCGTCTTACCGGATTCCCGGACACGAAATATATTTCATCTGAAAAAACACGTAAAAATGTAGAAAACGGCCGGATAAAGGATCTGGGGAGCAATGAAAGCATTAATACCGAAGTACTCATAGACCTTCAACCCGACATGGTTGTAGGATTCGCGCTCAATGGCGGTAACAAAGCCTATGATATCATCCGAAAATCCGGGGTCCCGGTGGTGTTCAACGGTGACTGGGTAGAAGAATCCCCGCTGGGAAAAGCCGAGTGGATAAAGTTCTTCGCCCCTTTTTTTAATAAGGAAGCCAAAGCAGACAGCATCTTCAACCACATAGAAACGGAATATCAAAATGCGCGGAAACTCGCGGAAAACATCACTGAAAAACCAACGGTACTGAGCGGCGCCATGCACAAGGACGTATGGATACTGCCCGGCGGAAAGAGCTGGGCGGCACAGTTCATCCGCGACGCCGGAGGCCATTACCTGTGGAAAGATACGGACAACACGGGAAGCCTGTTCCTGAATTTCGAAAGCGTACTGAACAAGGCCCAGGATGCCGATTTCTGGATATCCCCCACATTGTTCAAGAGCTATAATGAACTGAAAACCGCCAATCCGCACTACGGAGAATTCAGGCCTTTCCAAACGCAAAACATATATGCTTACAGTAAAACCACGGGGCCCAGAGGAGGCATGCTGTATTTTGAGCTGGGGCCCAACCGGCCGGATATTATCCTCAAGGACCTCATTCACATTTTTCACCCGGAGGTGCTCCCAGAGCACAAGCCATTCTTCTTTAAACCACTGGACCCCTAA